A single Microtus ochrogaster isolate Prairie Vole_2 linkage group LG3, MicOch1.0, whole genome shotgun sequence DNA region contains:
- the LOC101996906 gene encoding olfactory receptor 10H1-like: protein MWVNFPLFTILSSPKSMTDLLSTLHSIAFLACASQMFFSFTFGFTHSFLLTVMGYDRYVAICHPLRYNVLMSPGGCACLVAWSWVGGSLMGTLVTTAIFNLTFCGPNEIHHFACHVPPLLKLACGENVLVVARGVGMVCITALLGCFLLILLSYAFIVAAILKIPSAEGRQKAFSTCASHLTVVIVHYGFASVIYLKPKGPKSLEGDTLMGITYTVLTPFLSPIIFSLRNKELKNAMKKAFLSKLYAEKI from the exons ATGTGGGTCAACTTCCCGCTATTCACAATCTTGTCATCACCAAAAAGCATGA CTGACCTGCTCTCCACGCTTCACTCCATCGCCTTCCTGGCCTGTGCCAGCCAGATGTTCTTCTCCTTCACGTTTGGCTTCACCCACTCTTTTCTCCTCACAGTCATGGGCTATGACCGTTATGTGGCAATCTGTCACCCACTGCGCTACAATGTGCTCATGAGTCCTGGTGGCTGTGCCTGCTTGGTTGCCTGGTCTTGGGTTGGTGGTTCATTAATGGGGACACTGGTGACAACAGCTATTTTCAATCTCACTTTCTGTGGACCCAATGAGATCCACCATTTTGCTTGTCATGTTCCCCCTCTATTGAAGTTGGCATGTGGAGAGAATGTACTGGTAGTAGCCAGAGGTGTAGGGATGGTGTGCATCACAGCCCTTTTGGGATgctttctcctcatcctcctctcctATGCCTTCATTGTGGCAGCCATCTTGAAGATACCATCAGCCGAGGGTCGGCAAAAGGCCTTCTCCACCTGCGCATCCCACCTCACGGTGGTCATTGTGCACTATGGCTTTGCCTCTGTCATCTACCTCAAGCCCAAGGGTCCCAAGTCTCTGGAAGGAGACACTCTGATGGGTATCACCTACACGGTCCTCACCCCCTTCCTCAGCCCCATCATCTTCAGTCTCAGGAACAAAGAGCTGAAGAATGCCATGAAGAAAGCTTTCCTAAGCAAACTCTACGCAGAGAAAATTTAA